Proteins found in one Plodia interpunctella isolate USDA-ARS_2022_Savannah chromosome 24, ilPloInte3.2, whole genome shotgun sequence genomic segment:
- the LOC128680581 gene encoding uncharacterized protein LOC128680581, whose amino-acid sequence MQSTSKSGGPENCAGCKKSLLKKEHLRCIACKAAYDILCLNISSERYRSFYSANSERKNNWKCPECLSKIPKQGNLNTPVRANPPSSISTEDVLDIESPIDNENVTLRSRSTKTTVNESLLLYDLKDETESSPNSSNYVKVFAEEMRAMRQELSRMCDKITSFTDAINTRMDRLEQRVTVIENRKSELESCKIQELESTVSQLQRELQDREQEALGSDIEIASLPEVKNENSIHVILTVAKKLGVDLEERDVVHAQRMGPAAAAPAPGGEEAAERARPRPLVARLARRATRDALLRAVRVRRGVTTEGMNLQERAPFRSFFVNERLTKRNRQLFQRVREAAKRMHWKFVWTREGKVYARKEQGKASVRLRCDKDIIEVFGDCTVGPT is encoded by the coding sequence ATGCAGTCAACATCTAAATCTGGTGGACCAGAAAATTGTGCAGGATGTAAAAAATCACTGTTAAAGAAGGAACACCTTCGCTGTATCGCTTGCAAAGCAGCATATGATATTCTATGTTTGAATATAAGCAGTGAACGATATCGCTCATTCTATTCTGCTAACTCAGAACGTAAGAATAATTGGAAATGTCCTGAATGCCTAAGCAAAATCCCGAAACAGGGAAACCTGAATACACCCGTTCGTGCGAATCCACCAAGCAGCATTAGTACCGAGGACGTTCTTGATATTGAGTCCCCTATTGACaatgaaaatgtaacattACGAAGCAGGTCCACCAAAACAACTGTGAACGAGTCTTTACTATTGTATGACCTAAAAGACGAAACTGAAAGCTCACCAAATTCTTCGAATTATGTAAAGGTTTTTGCGGAAGAAATGCGTGCGATGCGACAGGAATTAAGTCGGATGTGCGACAAAATTACCAGTTTTACAGATGCAATAAATACGCGAATGGATAGATTGGAGCAAAGAGTAACTGTGATTGAGAACAGAAAAAGTGAACTAGAGAGTTGTAAGATACAGGAGCTAGAAAGCACAGTATCACAGTTACAGAGGGAGTTACAAGATCGCGAACAGGAAGCGCTAGGAAGCGACATTGAGATCGCGAGTCTTCCTGAAGTAAAGAATGAAAATTCGATACACGTTATCTTGACCGTGGCGAAAAAACTTGGTGTTGACCTAGAGGAACGTGATGTGGTGCACGCTCAGCGTATGGGACCTGCTGcagcggcgccggcgccgggcGGCGAGGAAGCGGCCGAGCGCGCGCGCCCCCGCCCGCTCGTCGCGCGTCTGGCTCGCCGCGCTACCCGCGACGCTCTGCTGCGTGCCGTGCGCGTTCGCCGAGGAGTTACTACCGAGGGAATGAATCTGCAAGAACGAGCGCCTTTTCGctctttttttgttaatgaGAGACTCACAAAACGTAACCGGCAACTGTTCCAAAGAGTACGAGAAGCCGCAAAGCGTATGCACTGGAAGTTCGTATGGACAAGAGAGGGTAAAGTCTATGCAAGGAAGGAGCAAGGGAAGGCGAGTGTACGACTTCGTTGTGACAAGGACATTATTGAGGTTTTTGGGGACTGCACTGTTGGTcctacttaa